In one Buteo buteo chromosome 10, bButBut1.hap1.1, whole genome shotgun sequence genomic region, the following are encoded:
- the DIRAS3 gene encoding GTP-binding protein Di-Ras3 — protein MPEQSNDYRVVVFGAAGVGKSSLVLRFVRGTFRETYIPTIEDTYRQVISCDKSICTLQITDTTGSHQFPAMQRLSISKGHAFILVYSVTSRQSMEDLQPIFEQICQIKGDIQKIPIMLVGNKSDETQRELDASEGQALASKWKCSFMETSAKMNYNVQELFQELLNLEKRRTVSLQVDGKKSKQQKKKDKLQGKCSVM, from the coding sequence ATGCCTGAGCAAAGCAATGATTACAGGGTGGTTGTGTTTGGAGCAGCAGGGGTTGGGAAAAGCTCCTTGGTCCTTCGTTTTGTAAGGGGAACTTTCAGGGAAACCTATATCCCCACGATCGAAGATACTTACCGGCAGGTCATCAGCTGCGATAAGAGCATCTGCACCCTTCAGATTACAGACACCACGGGAAGCCATCAGTTCCCTGCGATGCAGAGGCTGTCTATATCCAAAGGGCATGCTTTCATCTTGGTGTACTCTGTCACCAGCAGGCAGTCCATGGAAGATCTTCAGCCCATATTTGAACAGATTTGTCAGATTAAAGGGGACATCCAAAAAATCCCAATCATGTTGGTGGGTAACAAAAGTGATGAGACCCAGAGGGAGCTGGATGCCAGCGAGGGGCAAGCGTTAGCCAGCAAGTGGAAGTGCTCCTTTATGGAGACATCAGCCAAAATGAACTACAACGTgcaggagctcttccaggaGCTCTTGaatctggagaagaggagaactGTCAGTCTCCAGGTGGATGGAAAGAAAtccaagcagcagaaaaagaaagac
- the WLS gene encoding protein wntless homolog isoform X2 gives MPWGPNPCEKLKDFDEAVSRQIEANDIVFAVHIPLPKKEMSPWFQFMLFIMQLDIAFKMDNDLKENAEITLDVSLAYRDDAFDDWEEIAHAIEIRKLKCTFGSPKTLESEGRHYDCDFLPFMEIGSVAHKYYLINIRLPVNERKGINVGIGEIKDIRLVGIHQNGGFTKVWFAMKTFLTPSILIIMIWYWRRITLMTRAPVLLEKVIFALGISMTFINIPVEWFSIGFDWTWMLLFGDIRQGIFYAMLLSFWIIFCGEHMMDQNERNRLSGYWKQVGPIAVGSFCLFIFDMCERGVQLKNPFYSIWTTEVGTELAMAFIIVAGICLCLYFLFLCFMVFQVFRNISGKQSSLPAMSKARRLHYEGLIFRFKFLMLITLACAAMTVIFFIVSQVTEGHWKWGDITIQVNSAFFTGIYGMWNLYVFALMFLYAPSHKNYGEDQSNGDLGVNSGEELQLTTTITHVDGPTEVYKLARKEAQE, from the exons ATGCCCTGGGGACCCAACCCCTGCGAGAAGCTCAAAGACTTCGATGAGGCAGTGAGCAGGCAGATTGAAGCCAACGATATCGTGTTTGCCGTGCAcattcccctccccaaaaaggAGATGAGCCCCTGGTTCCAGTTCATGCTTTTCATCATGCAGCTGGACATCGCGTTCAAGATGGACAACGACCTAA AAGAAAACGCAGAAATTACCCTGGATGTGTCACTAGCATATCGCGATGACGCGTTTGATGATTGGGAAGAAATAGCACATGCAATAGAGATCAGGAAGCTGAAATGCACCTTTGGCTCACCAAAA ACCCTGGAGTCCGAAGGCCGTCACTACGACTGTGACTTCCTTCCCTTCATGGAGATCGGCAGTGTGGCCCACAAATACTACCTCATCAACATCCGTCTCCCTGTGAACGAGAGGAAAGGCATTAACGTGGGCATTGGCGAAATCAAGGATATCCGCCTCGTG GGCATCCATCAAAACGGAGGCTTTACGAAAGTGTGGTTTGCCATGAAGACCTTCCTCACCCCCAGCATTTTAATTATCATGATCTGGTACTGGAGACGGATCACGCTGATGACACGCGCTCCTGTCCTGCTGGAGAA GGTCATCTTTGCTCTGGGAATTTCCATGACGTTCATTAACATCCCCGTGGAGTGGTTTTCCATTGGATTTGACTGGACTTGGATGTTGCTCTTTGGAGACATTCGACAAGGCATTTTCTATGCCATGCTCCTGTCCTTTTGGATCATCTTCTGTGGAGAGCACATGATG GACCAGAACGAGCGGAATCGTCTCTCGGGGTACTGGAAGCAGGTTGGACCCATAGCCGTTGGCTCCTTCTGCCTTTTCATCTTCGACATGTGTGAGAG GGGAGTGCAGCTGAAGAACCCCTTCTACAGCATCTGGACCACCGAAGTTGGCACAGAGCTGGCT ATGGCCTTTATTATAGTTGCCGGAATCTGCTTGTGTctctattttctcttcctgtgttTTATGGTCTTTCAAGTGTTCAGAAACATTAGTGGAAAGCAGTCAAGCCTCCCAGCGATGAGCAAGGCTCGCCGCCTTCATTACGAG GGGCTGATTTTTAGGTTCAAGTTCCTGATGCTCATTACCCTGGCTTGTGCAGCGATGACAGTCATCTTCTTCATCGTGAGCCAG GTGACCGAAGGCCACTGGAAGTGGGGGGACATAACGATACAAGTGAACAGCGCCTTCTTCACTGGCATCTACGGGATGTGGAACCTCTATGTCTTCGCCCTGATGTTCCTGTACGCGCCATCGCACAAGAATTACGGTGAAGACCAGTCGAATG GAGACCTGGGAGTAAACAGTGGGGAAGAGCTTCAGctcaccaccaccatcacccaCGTGGATGGGCCCACGGAGGTTTATAAGCTGGCTCGCAAGGAGGCTCAGGAGTAA
- the WLS gene encoding protein wntless homolog isoform X1, with protein MAGAIIENMSTKKLCIVGGILLVFQVIAFLVGGLIAPSPTTAVPYTSVKCIDVRKNHHKTKWLMPWGPNPCEKLKDFDEAVSRQIEANDIVFAVHIPLPKKEMSPWFQFMLFIMQLDIAFKMDNDLKENAEITLDVSLAYRDDAFDDWEEIAHAIEIRKLKCTFGSPKTLESEGRHYDCDFLPFMEIGSVAHKYYLINIRLPVNERKGINVGIGEIKDIRLVGIHQNGGFTKVWFAMKTFLTPSILIIMIWYWRRITLMTRAPVLLEKVIFALGISMTFINIPVEWFSIGFDWTWMLLFGDIRQGIFYAMLLSFWIIFCGEHMMDQNERNRLSGYWKQVGPIAVGSFCLFIFDMCERGVQLKNPFYSIWTTEVGTELAMAFIIVAGICLCLYFLFLCFMVFQVFRNISGKQSSLPAMSKARRLHYEGLIFRFKFLMLITLACAAMTVIFFIVSQVTEGHWKWGDITIQVNSAFFTGIYGMWNLYVFALMFLYAPSHKNYGEDQSNGDLGVNSGEELQLTTTITHVDGPTEVYKLARKEAQE; from the exons ctcccagccccactacAGCTGTTCCTTACACGTCAGTGAAGTGCATTGATGTaagaaaaaaccaccacaaaaccaaGTGGCTGATGCCCTGGGGACCCAACCCCTGCGAGAAGCTCAAAGACTTCGATGAGGCAGTGAGCAGGCAGATTGAAGCCAACGATATCGTGTTTGCCGTGCAcattcccctccccaaaaaggAGATGAGCCCCTGGTTCCAGTTCATGCTTTTCATCATGCAGCTGGACATCGCGTTCAAGATGGACAACGACCTAA AAGAAAACGCAGAAATTACCCTGGATGTGTCACTAGCATATCGCGATGACGCGTTTGATGATTGGGAAGAAATAGCACATGCAATAGAGATCAGGAAGCTGAAATGCACCTTTGGCTCACCAAAA ACCCTGGAGTCCGAAGGCCGTCACTACGACTGTGACTTCCTTCCCTTCATGGAGATCGGCAGTGTGGCCCACAAATACTACCTCATCAACATCCGTCTCCCTGTGAACGAGAGGAAAGGCATTAACGTGGGCATTGGCGAAATCAAGGATATCCGCCTCGTG GGCATCCATCAAAACGGAGGCTTTACGAAAGTGTGGTTTGCCATGAAGACCTTCCTCACCCCCAGCATTTTAATTATCATGATCTGGTACTGGAGACGGATCACGCTGATGACACGCGCTCCTGTCCTGCTGGAGAA GGTCATCTTTGCTCTGGGAATTTCCATGACGTTCATTAACATCCCCGTGGAGTGGTTTTCCATTGGATTTGACTGGACTTGGATGTTGCTCTTTGGAGACATTCGACAAGGCATTTTCTATGCCATGCTCCTGTCCTTTTGGATCATCTTCTGTGGAGAGCACATGATG GACCAGAACGAGCGGAATCGTCTCTCGGGGTACTGGAAGCAGGTTGGACCCATAGCCGTTGGCTCCTTCTGCCTTTTCATCTTCGACATGTGTGAGAG GGGAGTGCAGCTGAAGAACCCCTTCTACAGCATCTGGACCACCGAAGTTGGCACAGAGCTGGCT ATGGCCTTTATTATAGTTGCCGGAATCTGCTTGTGTctctattttctcttcctgtgttTTATGGTCTTTCAAGTGTTCAGAAACATTAGTGGAAAGCAGTCAAGCCTCCCAGCGATGAGCAAGGCTCGCCGCCTTCATTACGAG GGGCTGATTTTTAGGTTCAAGTTCCTGATGCTCATTACCCTGGCTTGTGCAGCGATGACAGTCATCTTCTTCATCGTGAGCCAG GTGACCGAAGGCCACTGGAAGTGGGGGGACATAACGATACAAGTGAACAGCGCCTTCTTCACTGGCATCTACGGGATGTGGAACCTCTATGTCTTCGCCCTGATGTTCCTGTACGCGCCATCGCACAAGAATTACGGTGAAGACCAGTCGAATG GAGACCTGGGAGTAAACAGTGGGGAAGAGCTTCAGctcaccaccaccatcacccaCGTGGATGGGCCCACGGAGGTTTATAAGCTGGCTCGCAAGGAGGCTCAGGAGTAA